CCACCACAACGTTCATAATATATACATGGCGGCTCCACTCGCTGCTCACTTTCTGTATTAACCGTCAGCAATTTACCAATCGCGAAGTTCTTTTTAACTTTTATTACTTTATACTCGATTTGTTCATTGATTAGCGCTTGTGGGATAAAAATAGGAAACCGATCTATTTTTACGACACCATGTCCTTCATGCGTTAAATCAACTACAGTCCCTGTTTTAATGTCATTTTTAGCTATCGCTTGCAAAATTTTACCTCCAAAATGAACAGGTTAGGAATATAATTATGTGCTTCCTAACCTGTTATCATTTAATTAAATACTTCGATTTATACTTAAGTTAACTTTTCATCAACGTGATCGTTATTCATCAATTCTTCATTAACAATATCATTTGGTGCAAAAACATCAATATGACGTTCTAAATTCAAGAAATTAGCTGGTAATTTTCCACCATACTCACCATCTACATTTAACTGTAAATCTGTAAATGAAGAAATATTAATTGCTTTGGCCTTTTCGTATATAACTTTTGGATGTTTTGTATGTTCACCTCGTGAAGCCAAGGTCATAATATGCCCTAGTTCTGCAAGATTTGATTTTTCAACAATAATTAAAGTAAAGTAGCCATCATCTAATTTCGCATCTGGCACTAATTTTTCAAACCCTGCCATTGAATTTGTCAGACCTAAAAAGAATAATAAAGCTTCTCCTTGGAAAACATTACCATCATATTCAATTCTTAAATCAACAGCTTTCATTTGAGGTAACATTTCGAAACCTTTAATGTAATAGGCAAAAGGACCAACGATTGATTTCAACTTACTTGGGGTTTCGTATGAGACTTGAGTCAATTGTCCACCAGCAGCTAAATTGATAAAGTAACGATTATTCATTTTACCTATATCTACTTTAGTAGAATGACCTTCAATGATGACGTCTAATGCCCCCATAATGTCGTTAGGTATATGTAAAGCACGTCCAAAGTCATTTACTGTTCCCATAGGAATAACACCTAATTTAGGACGATTGGGTTTTTCTGCAATTCCATTAACTACCTCGTTTAAGGTGCCATCTCCACCGGCTGCGATGATTATATCGTAGTTTTCATGCATAGCTCTTTCCGCTTCAAGAGTGGCATCACCTATTTTTTCAGTTGCATATGCACTCGTTTCATATCCCGCTTTTTCTAATTTTATTAAGGCATCAGGTAAATCTTTTTTAAATTGTTCTTTACCTGATGTCGGGTTATAAATGATTCTCGCACGTTTCCTCATATCTTATCCCTCTACTTAAAATTCATATATTTTATATTAAACGATCTTTTATACGATACAAGTATATAACATATGCTTGTATACTTAGTGTAATTTCAACACGCTCTTTTACCTTTATGCTTCGTTCACGACATATCTTTATTTACTTGGGCTACTATGAACATTGTCCAAATAATGTGATGTCGACTATACTTTGATTGTTATTTTTGATATTCTCTTTTTAAAATGAAGTTGTATATATAAAGTTGTCTTTATACAAAAATGTTTTATACCTTTATATTATACAGTTTGCCTTTATATAATTAAAGCTAACGCATTAATAAAATTAATATTTTTACTAATCACATGAACTATGAATAATCGAATAAACTCTATAATTTTTGATAGGTATGAAGAAACCCTTGATTGCAGCAACATCTGCAATCAAGGGTTGTTATTTATCTTTTATCTAATTCTTGTTTTAATAGTTGATTTACTAATTGAGGATTAGCTTGACCTTTTGAAGCTTTCATAATTTGACCAACTAAGAAGCCCATAGCTTTGCCTTTACCATTTTTATAATCTTCAACTGATTGTTCATTATTATCTAATGCTTCATTTACAAATTTTAGAAGTGTTGCTTCGTCAGAAATTTGAACTAAGCCATTGTCTTCCATAATTTGTTTAGCATCTCCACCTTTAGCTGCTAACTCAGGGAAGACTTTCTTAGCAATTTTACTACTCATTGTTCCATCTTCGATAAGTTTAATCATACCAGCTAAATTTTCAGGTGTAAGTTTAGTATCTAATAACTCTACTTGGTTTTTATTTAAATACTCATTTACACCACCCATTAACCAGTTCGATGTTAATTTAACATCCGCACCGTGTTCAATTGTTGACTCAAAGAAATCTGACATTTCTTTAGTCAATGTTAATACATGGGCATCATATGCAGGTAAGCCTAATTCATTTACATATTTAGCTTTACGCTCGTCTGGCAATTCAGGGATTGTTTGACGAACTCGTTCTTTCCAAGCTTCATCAATATATAATGGAACGATATCTGGTTCTGGGAAGTAACGATAATCATCAGAACCTTCTTTTACACGCATTAAAATTGTTTTACCAGTAGACTCATCAAATCGACGTGTTTCTTGTCCGATTTCTCCACCATTTAACAATTCTTCTTCTTGACGTTTTTCTTCATATTCTAACCCTTTTCTCACAAAGTTAAATGAGTTCAAGTTTTTCAATTCGGCTTTAGTACCAAATTTCTCTTGACCATATGGGCGTAATGAAATATTAGCATCGCAACGTAAAGATCCTTCTTCCATTTTAACGTCAGATACGCCAGTATATTGAATTATTGAACGTAACTTTTCTAAATAAGCATAAGCTTCTTTAGGTGAACGAATATCTGGTTCAGATACGATTTCAATTAATGGTGTACCTTGTCGGTTCAAATCAACCAATGAATACTCACCTTTATGAGTTGATTTACCAGCATCTTCTTCCATATGAAGACGTGTAATACCGATACGTTTTGTTTCACCATCTACTTCAATATCAATGTAACCATTTTCACCAATTGGTTGATCAAATTGTGAAATTTGATATGCTTTTGGATTATCTGGATAGAAATAGTTTTTACGGTCAAATTTTGATTCTGTCGCAATTTCCATATTTAGTGCCATTGCTGCACGCATTGCCCAGTCTACTGCACGTTTATTAACAACTGGTAAGACACCTGGATATGCTAAGTCGATAACATTTGTATTTGAGTTAGGTTCTGCTCCAAAATGTGCTGGTGATGGAGAAAACATTTTTGAGTCCGTTTTTAACTCAACGTGAACTTCAAGTCCTATAACTGTTTCAAAATGCATGATTTCCACTCCTTATAATTTTTCATAAACGTCATGTAAATTGTATTGTGTTTCATATTGATAAGCGACACGATATAACGTTTTTTCATCGAATGGTTTACCAATGAATTGTAAACCGATTGGTCGGCCATTTGATTGTCCACAAGGAACAGAAATACCAGGTAAGCCAGCTAAGTTTACTGGTGTTGTTAATAAATCATTGGCATACATTGTCAATGGATCATCAATTTCTTCGCCTAAGTTAAATGCAGTTGTAGGTGTTGTTGGACCAACTACTACATCATAATTTTCGAATACTTTATCAAAATCATTCTTGATTAATGTTCTAACCTTTTGAGATTTTTTATAGTATGCATCGTAATATCCTGAACTTAATGCAAATGTCCCTAAGAAAATACGACGTTTAACTTCTTTACCAAAACCTTCAGATCTTGACATTTTATATAATTCTTCTAAAGAATGTGCATCTTTAGAGTGATAACCATAACGAATACCATCAAAACGTGAAAGGTTTGATGAAGCCTCAGATGACGCGATAACATAGTAAGATGGGATACCAAATTTTGTATTTGGTAATGACACTTCTTCAACAATAGCGCCTAAAGATTTTAATGTTTCTACAGCTTTATTAACTGCTTCTTTGACATCCGCTGCTACACCTTCACCTAAATATTCTTTAGGTAATGCAACTTTTAATCCTTTAATATCTTTACCGATATCAGATGTAAAATCTACATCTTCAACAGGTGCACTTGTAGAATCATTTGCGTCTAAGCCTGAAATTGCTTCTAATACTAATGCATTATCTTTTACATTACGAGTTAATGGGCCAATTTGATCTAATGAAGATGCAAAAGCAACTAATCCAAATCGAGATACGCGACCATAAGTTGGTTTCATACCTACAATACCGCAATATGCTGCTGGTTGTCTGATAGAACCACCAGTATCTGAGCCTAAACTAAATGGTACTAAGCCTGCTGCAACTGCCGCTGCAGATCCACCTGATGAACCACCAGGTACAGCTTTATGATCAAATGGGTTAACTGTCTTTTTGAAATATGAAGTTTCAGTTGAACCACCCATTGCAAACTCATCCATGTTTAATTTACCGATTAAAACAGCATTTTCACCATGTAGTTTTTCCATTACAGTTGATTCATAAATTGGTACAAAGCCTTCTAACATTTTACTTGCACAAGTTGTTTCTAAACCATTAGTGATAATGTTATCTTTTATCCCCATAGGAATACCAAATAATTTGCCATCCATTTGGTCCTTAGCTTGTAATTCATCTAACTCTTGTGCTTTTTTAATTGCATTTTCTTTATCAAGTGCTAAAAATGACTTGATTGTGGGATCTGTCTCTTCAATTGCATCATATATATTTTTAACAACATCAGATGGTTTAATTTTTTTATTTTTAATTAAAGTTAATAAATTCTCAACCGATTCGTAACGAATACTCATCTTACGCGTCCTCCTCATTCATGATTGTAGGCACTTTAAATTGTCCATCTTCTGTTTCTTTGGCATTTTTCAAAGCTAACTCTTGCGGAATACCTTTGATTGCTTTATCTTCACGTAAAACGTTTTGTAAATCTAAAACGTGATATGTAGGTTCTACGCCTTCTGTATCTGCGCTATCATTTTGTTTTGCAAAATCTAAAATGCTTTCTAATGTGTTGGCCATTTCTTCCGTTTCTTCAGGAGAAATTTGAAGTCTTGCAAGATTTGCAATATGCTCAACTTCTTCACGTGTAACTTTTGTCATTAATAAAAGCCTCCTTTTATTCATTCATCACTAAATTGTATCAAATTTCCAATTAAAAATCTAAGTATTTATGAGGTACAACTTTAATTTCATATAAACTGTATAAACATTATCATTCGTTTTCCAAATCATTTTTTATGAAAACAACACTCTTTTAATATTAGACAACCCAATACAATATTATGATTATGCAATTTTAATTATAAAAATTTGCACACACCCAAAAATTACGTAAGCGTTTTCTTTGTTGCTATAAAAGTATTTTCAACTGAATAAATTTAATTTTCCTACTTTTCTAAACTTTTATCTTTATGTATAATGTTTTCATGTAACTAAATTATAAATTAAATAAAGGGAGTGTTTATCATGCTTACAATGGGGACAGCATTAAGTCAACAAGTTGACGCCAATTGGCAAACCTATATAATGATTGGTGTTTATTTCTTAATACTTATTGTTATAGGTTTTTATGGTTATAAACAAGCAACTGGAAACCTAAGCGAGTATATGTTGGGCGGACGTAGTATTGGTCCATACATCACTGCTTTATCAGCTGGCGCATCGGATATGAGTGGTTGGATGATTATGGGGCTTCCAGGTTCTGTGTATAGTACCGGACTTTCAGCAATGTGGATTACAATCGGTTTAACGTTAGGTGCTTACATTAACTATTTCGTTGTTGCACCTAGGCTTCGTGTTTATACTGAATTAGCTGGAGATGCCATTACTTTACCTGATTTCTTTAAAAACCGCTTAAACGATAAAAATAATATTCTTAAAATTATTTCAGGATTAATCATTGTTGTATTCTTTACTTTATATACACATTCTGGATTCGTATCAGGCGGCAAATTATTTGAAAGTGCCTTCGGGTTAAACTACCATTTCGGTTTAATTTTGGTTGCTTTCATTGTTATTTTCTATACGTTCTTTGGTGGTTATCTAGCTGTATCAATTACAGACTTCTTCCAAGGTGTCATTATGTTAATTGCGATGGTTATGGTCCCTATTGTTGCTATGATGAACTTAAATGGTTGGGGTACGTTTCATGATGTTGCTGCAATGAAACCTACTAATTTAAATTTATTTAAAGGCTTGTCATTCATAGGTATTATTTCACTATTTTCATGGGGATTAGGTTATTTCGGTCAACCTCATATTATAGTAAGATTTATGTCTATTAAATCACATAAAATGTTACCAAAAGCCAGACGTTTAGGAATTAGCTGGATGGCAGTTGGTTTATTAGGTGCAGTTGCTGTTGGCTTAACTGGTATCGCATTTGTACCTGCTTATCATATTAAATTAGAAGATCCAGAAACATTATTTATAGTAATGAGCCAAGTGCTCTTCCATCCGCTTGTTGGTGGTTTCTTACTAGCTGCCATTTTAGCGGCAATTATGAGTACAATTTCTTCACAATTACTTGTAACATCAAGCTCATTAACAGAAGATTTTTATAAATTAATTCGTGGTGAAGAAAAAGCAAAAACGCATCAAAAAGAATTCGTTATGGTTGGACGATTATCCGTATTAGTTGTAGCTATTGTTGCAATTTCAATCGCATGGAATCCAAATGATACTATTTTAAACCTAGTTGGTAATGCATGGGCAGGCTTCGGTGCATCATTCAGTCCACTTGTATTATTCTCACTTTATTGGAAAGGTTTAACACGTGCAGGTGCAGTAAGTGGTATGGTATCAGGTGCCCTTGTTGTTATTATTTGGATTGCATGGATCAAACCATTAGCACATATCAATGAAATCTTTGGTTTATACGAAATCATTCCAGGCTTTATTGTAAGTGTTATCGTTACGTATGTTGTAAGTAAACTTACTAAAAAACCAGGCGCATTTGTAGAAACAGATTTAAATAAAGTTAGAGATATTGTTCGAGAAAAATAAATCATTAGTTTTAACATATTAAAAAGGTACTGCTGTTAATCAAAATTTTGATTAACAATAGTACCTTTTTTATTAATTGCTATAAATATGAACTTGTGGTTCTTTGTCATCTTTTGTTTTACTAATTAAAGCACGTGGTTGATTACCATCTTTAATTCGAATTTCATAGTCATCAATTTTATCAAAGTATTTATTCGCCTGTTCAGTCACGTACTGTGTAATACCAATCGTTTCAGCTTGTCCATAATAATCTATTGGCAAGTCTACTACTAAACGCTGTGGTTTCTTATCAACAAATTTAACTTTCCCTACTGCTTGTGTGAAATTAGAAAAATATGATTGCAAGTTATCATTAAATTGTTTGAAATTATTATTTAAATTTTCATCATAGTCTGCTGCTGTTGATGAAGGCAATAATGCTGATTTTTCATTGATATTATGCCATTCATTAAGCTTTGTTTGACTCTTCTCAGCAGTTGCTTGTGTAATAAATTCACCTGGTGTTATTGAATCTTCGCTTGATTGTTTATAAATTGCAAAATGAATCGGGATATCCTTTAAATCATCGTTTTCACGTAATCGAGATAATATCTCGCTAGCCATTTGTTTTCCTTGCTTTTTAATTTCACTATCATCTAATTTCTTACTAAATGTTGGACCATCTTTTTCTTTTTTATAATAGTAAACGCTATTCATAGCCAAACCAATCGTCATACCTTTAATATTTTTACCTTTCGTATCTCCACCACCATAAAAATCTTGTTCTAAAATGTTGGATAAATAGGCAGGCGATTTTTCCGCAATCTTTTCAGGATTCGTTTCACCTTCATGTGACGGGTTGAGACCTAAGTTCTCATTTGCTTTCTTATCTTTTTTGTCCTTTTCAGACATTTTATCGATTTCTTGTTTTGTATACTTAGGGTCTAAATAGGCATTGATTGTTTTCTTATCTAAAAATTGACCATCTTGATACAAATACTTATCTGTTGGAAAAACTTCTTTACTTAAATTCAACAAACCATCTTCAAAGTCGCCACCATTATAACTATTCGCCATATTATCTTGTAAAAGTCCTCTTGCCTGACTTTCTTTAAACGGTAATAATGTACGATAGTTATCACCTTGCACATTTTTATCAGTGGCAATTTCTTTTACTTGATTTGAACTACTGTTATGCTTTTTGTTATCTTTTCCAGCTTGGTCATCTTTATTATTTCCACAAGCAGCGAGTATAAAGATTGCTGTAATCAATAATACTAATGTACGCTTCATCGACATACCCCTCTAACTATTTAATTCATTTTGCTTATCTACAAATTGTTGTTCTGTCCAAATTTCAATACCTAAGCTTTGTGCTTTAGTTAATTTTGATCCTGCATCTTCACCAGCAATGACAACATCTGTATTTTTAGTTACACTGCTCGTTACTTTAGCACCCTGTGCTGTAAGCCATTTAGAAGCTTCTGTTCGTGTCATTTGGTGTAGTTTACCAGTCAGTACCATTGTTTTACCACTAAACTCAGGATGTCCTTCTATATCTGAAGTTTTAATACCTTTGTAATCCATATTAACATGTTTATCTTTTAATTTTTGAATTAAAGCACGAATATCTTCATTTTCTAAATATGTGACTACGGATTGTGCCAATTTATCGCCAATATCATGAATTTCAATTAATTCTTCCTCAGTGACAGTTAATAAACGTTCCATCGTTTCGTATTTTTCTGCCAAAACTTGACTTGCTTTAACACCTAAATGCCTGATACCTAAACCAAATAATAAATGTTCTAGTGAATTTGATTTGGCACGTTGAATTGCTGTCAATAAATTATCAACTTTTTTCTGTCCCATTCTTTCTAATGGAAGTAGGTCTTCTTCCGTTAAATAAAAAATGTCAGCCACATCTTTAATTAACTCATGTTGATACAATTGTTGAATGATTTTAGTACCTAAACCATCAATATTCATAGCCTGTCTTGATACAAAATGAATTAAGCCTTCGACAAGTTGTGCTTGGCATTTTGGATTAATACAGCGAAGTGCGACTTCACCTTCAATACGAACTAATTCATGATCACAACTCGGACAATGTGTTGGCATATGATAAGTGACAGCGTCATCAGGTCGACGATCTGGTATACTTCTGACAACTTCAGGTATAATGTCTCCTGCTTTTTTAACAACGACACTATCACCAATACGAATATCTCTTTCATGTATTAAATCTTCATTGTGTAATGATGCTCTTGAAACAGTTGTTCCAGCAACTTTTACAGGCTCTAAGATGGCAGTTGGTGTCACCACGCCTGTTCGTCCAATACTTAATTCAATATCCAATAATTTAGTAACAACTTCTTCTGCTGGAAACTTATAAGCAATCGCCCATCTTGGTGATTTTTGTGTGAATCCCATTTCGTCTTGTTGATCTAAATCATTTACTTTAATAACGATACCATCGATATCATATGGTAATGATTCTCTTTGACTCGTCCATTTTTCAATATATTCTAAAACACCATCAATATCACTAACGCGCGCACGATTTTTATTTGTTTTAAAACCTAGCTTATCTAATTCGTCTAAAGCATCACTTTGTGAACGTGCATCAAAATCAGTGAAGTCATTCACACTATAAATAAATACACTTAATTTTCGCTTTGCAGTAAGTTTGGAATCTAACTGTCTTAATGAACCAGCCGCAGCATTTCTAGGATTTGCAAACAATTGCTCCCCATTTTTCTCTTTTTCCTCATTTAAATGTAAAAATGAACGCCTTGGCATATATGCCTCCCCACGTACTTCTACATTTAAAGGCTCTTTCATTTTTAAAGGTATAGCATGTATCGTCTTCAAATTTTCTGTGATATCTTCACCTGTTGTACCATCACCACGAGTTAATCCTTGTACAAAATATCCATCGACATATTTTAATGATACAGCTAAGCCATCGATTTTCAATTCGCACATATATTCTACATTACCAATTTGTTCACGTATACGTTGATCAAATTTTCTTAAATCTTCTTCATTGAAAGCATTACCTAAACTAAGCATAGGCGTATCATGATTAACCTTATTAAAAGAGGCTTGGGCTTCGCCACCAACTCTAACTGTTGGCGAATCTACAGTTTTATATTCAGGATGTTCCTCTTCAATTTGAATGAGTTCATGTAATAATTTGTCATATTCACTATCTGGCACAGATGGACTATCCTGTACATAATACTCGTAACTGTATTGATTTAATAAATCATGTAGCTCGTTAACACGAGACGTTAAATCAGCCATCCCTTAATCCTCCTTTTTTTCAATTGGGGCAAATTGCGCTAGTAAACGTTTTGGTCCTTGTGATTTAAAAATAATATCCAATTCTACCGAACCATTTTTCTCATTTACATTACTGACCATGCCTTCTCCCCAGGCTTTATGCATCACTTTGTCACCTACGTTCCAATCAGATGACGACACTTGTTTTTTCGTTGATGTTGTTCGTTGACTAAAACCACGTTTTGCAAATGGTTTAGATTTTGGTTGAATTGTTTGTCGTTTTGAAGTTGAATGATTTTCTAATAATGATTCTGGAATCTCTTTTAAAAATCTCGATGGCATATTTGACTGCGGACGACCAAATAACATTCTAGATGTCGCATGTGTGATATATAATATTTCTTCTGCTCTAGTTATTGCTACATAACAAATACGTCGCTCTTCTTGCATTTCATGATCATCTTCACTCTTAATCGCTCTAATGTGTGGAAATAATGATTCTTCCATACCCATTATAAAGACTATTGGAAATTCAAGACCTTTTGCAGAGTGCATAGTCATTAAAGTTACGCCATTTTCAGTATCCGCTTCATCAATATCTGCAACTAAAGATAAATCAGTTAAAAAGTTAATAAGTGACTGTTCTTCTAATGGAGTATTTTCTTCATAATCTTGTGGAACAGACATAAATTCATCAATGTTTTCTAATCTGCTTCGAGATTCTAGTGTATTTTCACGTTCAAGCATGTCTCGATATCCTGATTTTGTTAATACTTCATCAACTATTTCATGAATTTCTAAAAATTCTTGTTCTTTTATCAAATTCTGAATTAATTCGTAAAAATTAAGACACTCTTGTGTCACCTTTTTAGATAATCCAATAAAATCAGCTTCACCAAGTGCATCGAACATACTGATATTGTTTTGAACGGCGTAATTTTGAATCTTTTCAACTGATGATGGCCCTACGCCACGTTTTGGAACATTTATAATACGTTGCAAACTTATATCATCATTACTGTTGGCTATCATACGCAAGTAACTAAGTAAATCTTTGATTTCTTTACGATCGTAGAACTTTTGACCACCAACCATAGTATATGGAATATTTGATTTCATAAATGTTTCTTCAAGCACACGTGATTGTGCATTTGTTCTATATAAGATTGCCATATCTTGATATTTCTTGCCATTACGCTGATGCTTCATAATTTCACGTACAACATATTCCGCTTCATCACGTTCAGTCATTGCTTCATAGTAGTGGATTTTCTCACCACTTGTATTCGCAGTCCATAATCCTTTTGGCTTACGTTCAGAATTATTTTTAATTACTTCGTTTGCCGCGTTTAAAATTGTCTTTGTTGAACGGTAATTTTGCTCTAAAAAGATTGTTTTCGCTTCTGGATAATCTTCTTCGAAAGATAAAATATTTTGAATATCAGCACCACGCCAACCATAGATTGATTGGTCTGAATCACCTACAACACATAAATTTTTAAATTTACTAGCTAATAACTTAACTAATGTGTATTGTGCCTTATTCGTATCTTGGTATTCATCTACATGTATATACTGGAATTTATTTTGATAATATTCTAGTACATCTGGTACACGTTCAAATAAATTAATGGTTGTCATGATTAAATCATCAAAATCTAATGCTTCATTACGTGATAATTGTCTTTGGTACCCGCTATAAACAGTAGCAACCATTTGTGAATGATAGTCTGTTGCTTCTTTTTGAGCATCTTCAGGTGTTTTAAGTTCATTTTTCAAATTACTTATTGCTCCAATAAACATACGTGGCTCAAACTTTTTACTATCAATATTTTCATTTTTCAAAACATCTTTAATAACAGACTTTTGATCAGTAGGATCAATTATCGTAAAATTACGTTCAATACCGATACGATCCGCATCACGACGTAAAATACGAACACACATAGAGTGAAATGTAGACATCCAAATCACTTCTGCTTGATCGCCTACTAGTTTTTGAACACGTTCTTTCATCTCTTTTGCAGCTTTATTAGTAAAAGTAATTGCTAATACGTTGTATGGTGAGACATCTTTCTCGTCTAATAAATAAGCAATTCGATGTGTTAAAACACGTGTCTTTCCTGAACCAGCACCTGCCATAATTAACAATGGTCCTTCTGTTGTTTTTACAGCTTCACTTTGTTCTGTATTCATATGATTTAATAACGCATTCATTTACTAGACTCCTTTATTTTCACTGTTTTTAATGCTTTTTTTATATCTTTATAAATAATATCACCGACGATAATTGTATCTGCAATGGATGCCATTTCAAAAGCTTGTTGTTCTGATGAAATACCGCCACCATAAAATAATTGTGTTTCCGTTAAATGTTCTGATGCGGCTTTTACTATAGAACTATCTCCATATTCACCACTATATTCTATATACATTACTGGCAAGCGATACATGTAATTTGCCATTTGAGCATATGCTTCAATATCCTCTATCGATAAACTTGTATTTGCTTTTGTATGCTTTGCTACTTTACTTTCAGGATTACAAACAACATATCCTTCAAATATTACTTCTTCAAAATCTATACTATGCCCAAATGTTTTAAGTGCTTGTAGTAATATACCGTTGTGGAACGAAACATCGGTACTATTTAATACTGTTGGTACAAAATAAAAATCAAATCCAGGCATAACACTTTCAAGGTTTGAAATTTCGAGCGCTAATGGTAATGGGTACCGTCTAACTCTACTCATTAAATGAATAACATTATCTTCTGTAACGTCATCAGTTCCACCGATCATGATTGCATCTGTTTGAGACATACAAATTGCATCTAAATCATCATCCGAAATGTGTTTTGCTGGGTCTAATTTAAAAATATGGCGCCATTTTTTAATGTCATACATTTTCCGAAACTCCTTTTTTAACATACATATGATTATAGCATTTTTAAGTGTCTAGTTCTAAAGACTTAACATGAATTTTATCGTCTTTTTCTCTATAAAAATTTTCGTGAAAAAACAATGATTATCTATCAGAATTCAAAGGATAGATAATCATTGTTAGTTGTTTATTTATTATTCATTTGTTTCAATATTCATACGATCCAAAATCATTGTGTAAGCATCATTACCCCATTGCAATGAACGCTTCACTCTAGAAATCGTTGCCGTTGACGCCCCAGATTCTTGTTCGATTGTTGCATAGGTATAACCTTGCTTAATCATTTTTGCAACTTGTAATCTTTGAGACAGTGATTGAATTTCATTTACAGTACACAAATCATCGAAAAATTGGTAAC
This is a stretch of genomic DNA from Staphylococcus roterodami. It encodes these proteins:
- the ligA gene encoding NAD-dependent DNA ligase LigA; the protein is MADLTSRVNELHDLLNQYSYEYYVQDSPSVPDSEYDKLLHELIQIEEEHPEYKTVDSPTVRVGGEAQASFNKVNHDTPMLSLGNAFNEEDLRKFDQRIREQIGNVEYMCELKIDGLAVSLKYVDGYFVQGLTRGDGTTGEDITENLKTIHAIPLKMKEPLNVEVRGEAYMPRRSFLHLNEEKEKNGEQLFANPRNAAAGSLRQLDSKLTAKRKLSVFIYSVNDFTDFDARSQSDALDELDKLGFKTNKNRARVSDIDGVLEYIEKWTSQRESLPYDIDGIVIKVNDLDQQDEMGFTQKSPRWAIAYKFPAEEVVTKLLDIELSIGRTGVVTPTAILEPVKVAGTTVSRASLHNEDLIHERDIRIGDSVVVKKAGDIIPEVVRSIPDRRPDDAVTYHMPTHCPSCDHELVRIEGEVALRCINPKCQAQLVEGLIHFVSRQAMNIDGLGTKIIQQLYQHELIKDVADIFYLTEEDLLPLERMGQKKVDNLLTAIQRAKSNSLEHLLFGLGIRHLGVKASQVLAEKYETMERLLTVTEEELIEIHDIGDKLAQSVVTYLENEDIRALIQKLKDKHVNMDYKGIKTSDIEGHPEFSGKTMVLTGKLHQMTRTEASKWLTAQGAKVTSSVTKNTDVVIAGEDAGSKLTKAQSLGIEIWTEQQFVDKQNELNS
- the pcrA gene encoding DNA helicase PcrA, coding for MNALLNHMNTEQSEAVKTTEGPLLIMAGAGSGKTRVLTHRIAYLLDEKDVSPYNVLAITFTNKAAKEMKERVQKLVGDQAEVIWMSTFHSMCVRILRRDADRIGIERNFTIIDPTDQKSVIKDVLKNENIDSKKFEPRMFIGAISNLKNELKTPEDAQKEATDYHSQMVATVYSGYQRQLSRNEALDFDDLIMTTINLFERVPDVLEYYQNKFQYIHVDEYQDTNKAQYTLVKLLASKFKNLCVVGDSDQSIYGWRGADIQNILSFEEDYPEAKTIFLEQNYRSTKTILNAANEVIKNNSERKPKGLWTANTSGEKIHYYEAMTERDEAEYVVREIMKHQRNGKKYQDMAILYRTNAQSRVLEETFMKSNIPYTMVGGQKFYDRKEIKDLLSYLRMIANSNDDISLQRIINVPKRGVGPSSVEKIQNYAVQNNISMFDALGEADFIGLSKKVTQECLNFYELIQNLIKEQEFLEIHEIVDEVLTKSGYRDMLERENTLESRSRLENIDEFMSVPQDYEENTPLEEQSLINFLTDLSLVADIDEADTENGVTLMTMHSAKGLEFPIVFIMGMEESLFPHIRAIKSEDDHEMQEERRICYVAITRAEEILYITHATSRMLFGRPQSNMPSRFLKEIPESLLENHSTSKRQTIQPKSKPFAKRGFSQRTTSTKKQVSSSDWNVGDKVMHKAWGEGMVSNVNEKNGSVELDIIFKSQGPKRLLAQFAPIEKKED
- a CDS encoding heptaprenylglyceryl phosphate synthase is translated as MYDIKKWRHIFKLDPAKHISDDDLDAICMSQTDAIMIGGTDDVTEDNVIHLMSRVRRYPLPLALEISNLESVMPGFDFYFVPTVLNSTDVSFHNGILLQALKTFGHSIDFEEVIFEGYVVCNPESKVAKHTKANTSLSIEDIEAYAQMANYMYRLPVMYIEYSGEYGDSSIVKAASEHLTETQLFYGGGISSEQQAFEMASIADTIIVGDIIYKDIKKALKTVKIKESSK
- a CDS encoding YerC/YecD family TrpR-related protein, with the translated sequence MQIEKLRGEALDELFDAILTLENREECYQFFDDLCTVNEIQSLSQRLQVAKMIKQGYTYATIEQESGASTATISRVKRSLQWGNDAYTMILDRMNIETNE